The genomic DNA TGTTTTGCAGTTCCCTATATATTGGTTTAATTGTCCGCCTCTCCTAAAAAAATGGTTTGACGATGTTTTAACTTATGGATGGGCTTTTGGTTCAAATGGAGGAGATAAATTCAAGAATCGTAAAGTTGCTTTAGGTGTATCTGCAGGAATCGAAAAGCTAGATTATCACGAAAACGGAAGATATCAATATACGCTTGAACAAATACTGGTTCCATTTAGAATGACATTCCTATATTGCGATGCAGATTATCGTTCGTTCTTTGCATTTTATGGTGAGGAATATGATCGATCTGAAGAAACTGTGGAAAAAAGCACTGAAAATTATTTGAATTTTGTTGATAACCTATAATATGCATCTATATTTCGTTTTTTCCGGAGGGCTTATTATTAGCCAAGCATGGCTAACGACAGAGACGAAAGAAGCTCCCGAATTTGGAAACAGCTTGTTTGTCTCATTTTCTAATCTTGGCATTACTGCGGGGGCTTCAATTGGCGGTTGGTTTATCTCTCACTTGGGAATACACCAGCTCATCTGGAGCGGAATGATGTTTACACTTCTGGCTTTTTTAACAATCATCATAAAAATGAGCATTTTGCATAAATCCCAAGAGCGATTTCAAATCAGCAATATATAGATCGAAACGGTTTAGTTCGTCTATATATTGTACTTTCGAGCGTTGGGAATCGAATTATGCAAAATGCTGAAGTAAAAATGTTCAAATCGAATGCAGAGGAAGTAAACGTGGGACCCGTAAAAATAACTCTTTTCAGAGTCTATATTTTACGGGTCCCTGTTTTATTTAGAGCTTACGAATTTCAAATAAATCATTGGGAGTGATATCGAAATAGATACACAATTTAGTGATAAGAGAGGCAGGTATACGCTTGTTCTCCATGTCTTTATTATGCATTAAATCCATAATCGTTGTTCTTCTATGGTTAATATCCTCAGATAGCTTCAATACAGACAAATCGTGCTTTTCAATTATTTCTCCCAGTTTACAGTATAAGACCCAATCCTTATTATCCATTAAAAAACCTCCAGAGGTTCCGTCCAAACTGTATGACACTAAATGTTATTCATTAAGTTTACGAATTTCAAATAAATCGTTAGGAGTGATATCGAAATAAACACACAATTTAGTGATTAAGGTTGCTGATATTTTCTTTTTTTCCATATTGCTATTGTGCACCAGCTCCATAATTGTAGTTCTGCGATGTCCAATTTCCTCAGATAATTTCAGAACAGACATGTTATCGTGCTGTTTTAAAATCTCATCCAACTTGCAATGTAAAATGTAACCTTGTTGATCCATAGGAGCCTCCAGATGACTTAGAATAAAATATTGCACTATGAAAGTGCATGTGATATATTGTGTTTATATAAAGTTGCACCATGAAAGTGCAATTAGTTCGTAACATATTATCATTTTATCAAAGGGATGTACAACATACCCTTGGTTTTGCTATTGCCATTTTTCCAAAAATAGAATTGGGGGATGATACCATGATGCCAAATACTAAAGCCAACAAACAAGCCGTCAAAACCATTGTTCGTATGGGACAGGTTTGGGAGCAGACAGAAGAAAACGAAGAAACCGGGCTGCACTACTATCACATTACAGGTGCCCTCGACCGCCAATGGCAGACCATTGGGATGAATGTAACGGATGCAATTCAAGTGTTTGAGCATGGGAGCGATAAAGTGTGGACACGAATCATTCAGTCAGCCCCATTTCATCCTGACCTGACTACGAACGATTTAATTCATATGCTCAGTATTGGCCCAAAGGCTTGGCGTATACGCAACGCTATCCAAATCATATTGAATAACGTGGAAAGACGCAATGCATTTGTGAATCGTATTGTGAATGTGAATGACGAAGCTGTATTCAATCTATTATACAATATGAAAAATGAATTTCTTAGGCGCGATCAGCTTTCAAACCAGAAGTTCATGGATTTATATGCTGTAAACCCTGTAGAGGCGTTATCGGTCTACTTTTT from Paenibacillus sp. FSL R10-2782 includes the following:
- a CDS encoding helix-turn-helix transcriptional regulator, translating into MDQQGYILHCKLDEILKQHDNMSVLKLSEEIGHRRTTIMELVHNSNMEKKKISATLITKLCVYFDITPNDLFEIRKLNE
- a CDS encoding helix-turn-helix transcriptional regulator, whose product is MDNKDWVLYCKLGEIIEKHDLSVLKLSEDINHRRTTIMDLMHNKDMENKRIPASLITKLCIYFDITPNDLFEIRKL
- a CDS encoding NAD(P)H-dependent oxidoreductase; the encoded protein is MKTLVIVAHPSMETSVINKRWVEELKKYPEKYTVHELSKVYPDGNIDVEKEQKLVESHGNLVLQFPIYWFNCPPLLKKWFDDVLTYGWAFGSNGGDKFKNRKVALGVSAGIEKLDYHENGRYQYTLEQILVPFRMTFLYCDADYRSFFAFYGEEYDRSEETVEKSTENYLNFVDNL